The genomic stretch attttttgtttttttaggttTCTCTGAACATATCATTTTAGGTGTAACATAATCAAACAGTTGTAAGCACACATTTAAAGATAGATGGAAGTCTCGAGAAGGTCCCGGTTTTGTGAAATTAATAAAGCCAACGCCGGCGAACAAGCAAAACAATTCACAGTCCAGGGATCAAAGATCCAACAGCAGATAAGGTAGCATGCAAGCTACGAATGCAACGAAAAGGTCTCACACGCAAAAATAAGTAGTACAAGAATACGGCAGAGATAACAGCAGGGGCGGGAGACCATCTCTACTCCGGTCTGTCCCTCACATTTAGTTGTAAGCACACATTTAAAGATCACGGTGAAGATATTCATGCAGCAAGTACTTGATCCATAAAAGTGAAATCAGTCATGCCGTTGTATAAACACAAAACCTTGGAATCATATTGTAGTTTTTGATTAGAGTAACATACTACATCATAAATTGTCAAAATATAgtgctccctccgatccataatactaTAAATTAATCTGCAGTGGAAGCAACAAAGAAAGTAGATAAGGGGCTTACTAGTGTAAGACAGAGTCAAGAAGCTAAAGCAGCTACCAATTATAGAAATGAACCAGAGGGCCCCAATTGACTGCAAGAAAATTGAACCAGAATGAGAACAATGCATCAAATTAGTTGAACCAAAAAAAGGTAGAAGTAGGTACCTTAAGATATGTTTTCAGGTCTTTTCCGGAAGCAACACTTTGTAAGGTCAGGAAAGCTTCATTGATTTCTTTCCTCAGAACATGAGCTATCCTCAGGCACTGGGTTTCAGATAAAATTACATCTGGGAACTGTGGAGGAGACCTGAGAATCCAAAGATGTAGCAGCTCAACAAAGTTAAATCGATAAAAATACGTCTTAATCACATATATAATTTCCAAACAAGCCATAACAATTATATTTGACAACCTCTCTTTTCAAATTACGGGGACTTGACGAACCAATTTCTCATTCTGGgtttatatcttttttttttaaaattttctggaACAAGTTATAGGTTAATATATTTTGACGGAATTGCGAACTCTGAGTCGTTTAACTCTCAATTAGATTGCTCTTTCTGTAAGATGCGTGTGTggcatgttttatttctatacaGGCATAGAACTAATTAATTCCATCGTTcgtccttttttattttcttttaatcTTGAGTAAATTCTGTTTTTTATCTCCTAGTTTCATATTTTTGATAGTAATTACCCCATTTAACAATTATTCATCTACATTACCCCATTTAGCAGAAGTTTTGACAGCTTTAACCCCTTTTAAAAATCTGAGAGTTATTGCTAGGTTGGTCTGTTTGTCAACTACACGTGCAGGCGATGTCGCTCTTTTTCCCCCGGCGGATGTTTTCACTCCCAAATCGGTCTGATCACCCAGCCGCGCTCTACTTTTTACGGTTATTGTCATTGTGTGTACGTACACAATATTTTGATGTAGCAATCAATGATGATAGGGGACAAATCGATGTGATCACTAGTGATTTCAGAGGCAAGGCAACGACACCAGACCAAGTAAATTTGTTTCTAAATGTTGAAGCGCTGCGTTATGCCAATAGCAACAACACATACTAAGTTGCTCAGTTCCCAGGTCTCCTCCACAGTTCCCAGATGTAATTTTATCTGAACCTAAAGTTTTACCTACACCGGAAGGCCATGGCATATACAAGGTTGTAGTTATCGGTAAAACTTTAGGTTCAACGTTTTCTTCGGATGCAGGAAGAAATCGGAGAAAAACTGTGATGCACTCACAGTCTCACATGACAAATCCCGTGTAAAATTTTAGGGAGGGTAAAAATTGGCAATACTTTTGCTAAACGGGGTAATACGGATAAAAATTTGTTAAATAGGGTAATTAATGTAAAAAATATCAAACTAAGGGGTAGAAACTAGAATTTACTCTTTAATCTTTAACAAGACAGCTTTGAAATAATGATATCATTTATCGGTTGAGAAAATCTCGATCGAGCGAGATCTAATTGCCtcgacaaacaaaaaaaaaatagagcatATATCTACAAATTGAACTAAGCATACATTTACAATTAAGCTTGACTTGGCACATAAATCTTTGCATTGAAAAAACAAATGCATATTCACAAAAATGGCATCAATGAAGAAACTCAAATAGAACAATCCAAATGGTGATGAAAGAATGGAGAAAAGAGAAGTACTGAAAAATTCACGTATGTGAGTTTGATGGCAATCTCCAAATTTGAGTGATTGCCAATAGTCGTGTATAAACGTTTGAAATACAAAACCTATTGTTTTCTATGGATCTGTTTGTGGTTAAATGTGCCACACCATGACTTTTGTTTTCATTGTGGAGTTATTTACTAATCTTTACCATAGATGCTGTGATCACACCGCACATATTCATAATATTACTAATCTTCAGTTACTGTAAGAAAATTGAAAAAGTAAAAGTTGTGGATATGCAGGTGTTCAGTATGAAGTGTAGGCAGTAGAGGAGGAATAGAAAAGAAGTAGTGGGAAAGACCTGTTGATGAAGGATGCAGCGTTGGACCAGACGAAGCAGACGGTGAGGAAGACGATGAGCGAGTGGCAGAGGAAGGTGAGGAGGTGGTAACCAATGCCCTCGAACAGCAACCAGACCACAGTCACCCCTGCAAGAATGCTTCCGGAGGTGTGCTTGTCCCTCCACAGAACAAGATCAGCAGCTGAAACACGAAACACAACCTTATTTTCAGATGTACTGCTACATTTCATCGACCAGTTTTCATAGGCATTGTCAGAATTATTATACCTTTGCCTCCGCCTAGGACGTGGTGAAGCGGGTGCATCCTGCCAAacagcttcttcttcttgttcttggattTATGAGACTTCTTCTTGTCGTCGTCAGAGTCCGAGGAGGACGATGAGTCCTTTTTGTAGTCATGGATCTTGTCGTTGATCTTCTCCAGGAGCGAGCCGTGCTCCTCGCTTTCGGACATCATCCCCTCCCGGCCTAAAAAAACTTCACATCTATCAATTGCAATGCTTCATGAATCACATCAAGAACACAAAGGCTGAGATCGACTCAGATGAACTACGTGATGCGAATACCATCGCAACATCTACATGAATCAACAGTTTAAATCGTGCAAGAAGAACCTGATCGATCGATCGACCTCCCAAACCCAAGATCATAAGATACATTGCGAAAGAAAATCAGATCAAGGACCGATGCTTACAGTGAGATGATCGACGGTTTATTTACTCTCACTTTGTTCTTCTTCGCCTGCAGTTAATTTATTCTTGGTTTTACCTCTCGGTAACTCTGTTTTCCCCCTGTCTGTTTTTACTCTGGGAGGAAACCGAAACGGGAGGTGCGACTCTGCAGATATAAACGGTTGGGAGCCAAAGGCGGGGGCGCTATTTAACGCCTCGTCCAGTTAGGAAGTGGACGGTCTTGATCGCTGCTTGTGTATCGTCGACGGTGGGATGGCGATAAGCCGTCGACGAGTCCCCGCGAGAGTCGGGAAACGGGCCGTGTGGTAGTGAACGAGTGCGTCCTGACTTCAGCGTGTGGCCGTCCAGGTAAAGAGGAACCCAAGTATTCCCTCCGTTCACAAAAAAATGCAAAAGATTTATccaaattcaaatgtatctacacactaaaaagtTTAGGTACATCTAAATTTAGTTAAACTTCCGAACATCTATTTATGGTCAGAGGTAGTAGTAAAAAAATTCTTGGATCATCTTCCGACAGATGCCCTCCTGAGATCCCCCACCTAGCACGGCCACCTACAAGAAACCTCCAGCTGCCGCCGGCCTGGAATCGAACAGCAACAGCGCTGGCCATCCCCGCCGACGTGCACCGTCGTCCACCCCTCCCGCCGCGACGCCCTCTAACTCCTGCAGCGCGCAGCTCTTCACCTCCAACCTCACACTGTCCTCCTCTCATCGGGCGCTGCCCTCCACTTGGTCGATGCTGCTCTCCAGCTTGATGTTGCACTGCGTGCTGCCCTCTAGACCCTCCCGCCTACCGCCGCCATCCCATATGTTGATGTGGCTCTCTGCCTCGCCTCATTCTTCGGCAAGATGTAGGTGTCCGACTATTTGTGAACTCGGATGGATATGTCGCAGGTCCCCATGCAGCGGAAATCGGGAAGGAGGAGAGGTAGTGGAGGCGGGGACTCCTCGGGCGGAGAGGGGCACGAGCATGCTCAGCCAGGATGCTCTCAAGTCTAGCATGGACCTAATCGATAGCTAGATAGAAGAGAATCCACGAAAAGTCCTTTTAGATCATGGACACCGCTGCTCTCATTgtattaaaaaattcgaaaattatatttatatatttcaaaaaattatgttACAAAATTTTAAAAGTAGCTAATGATTTATATTCCATTAAAGTATAAAATTGTAAttacaaatgttttgttttctaaGCTACACAACAATAACAAAGTGTgctttttggagatttgaatcactatactccacatatttgttatttttgtgtagcctaaaatacacattatttccaGTTAAAAATTTACACGTTTATGGGACACAATACTgactacatcatgatttattttcagatttttctgaaactTAGAAATAGGATTTTGAATTACTTTTCTAAAAAGTGATCGCTAGTGCTCATGTGCACAAATCTCTGTCCGAGAATCCAAATCTTACCTCTTTGGCTCTTTTTAGTTCTAGTGATCCACCACTACTGTATTTACACATACGTATTGTATTTCTCTTTGGGACTCGAAGACATGGTCGAATTACATATCAATTGCATTTGCTTAGGCGTTGGTGATGCCCCGTAACTCATGCACAATAGTGGTAGGAACTTATTTCAGGGAGTGGCGGAAACTATGGCCTGCACCAAATGCAACTCGATTGGTGTATGGATGAAACTCTAGTTACCTCGGAAAATTGTGTTACCTTGCACACCAACTATTTCTTAAGTTGCTTCACACAAGTGCTAAGATGTAAACCCTCTTCATCACATGGTAAAGATCAACCACCACACCACGCTTGATGTATTTTTGTGGCGGTAATATTGGTTCACATATAACTTAGTTTGTTTTTTTTCATACAATAAATTCTTCACTTACACATTTGGTAAGTCATGTTTGTACACGGTAAATGGTTGTTTCACATatgtgctaagttgcataccAATTTGTTGCTAAGTTGTACACCCACTAGCGATAAATTGAATACTCACTATTGTTAACTTCTATATCCAATAGGGTTAAGTTCCATCCGTTGTCCAATATAGTTGTACATGGATCAGATCTAGTTGCTTTTTGTTTCTATTTAGTCCGTTTTgggcagcttttttttttttttttgattttgttgGTTGTTTAACTAGGGTTAAGTTGCATTTTATTGTCTAACTAGTACTAAATTGGCTAACACCATTTATGATAAAGTTGCGCATCATTGTTCTTAACTCCTTTATCATTTTATCCTTGTTGCCTACCATTAGTACTAAGTCGGTCaccaccatggttgtgaaattctGCACAATTTATTGTGAAATTGCCTACCACTACGCCTAAAACTACAAAACAGTTGTTATCACCACAACCAAAAATCATCGGCTAAGGAGTATTTTTCGTGGTTAATGAGTCATAGCCGACGAAACGGTCTATGTGGTGCATATCACGTTGCTAAAGGATATACCATGGATTTTTCATTTCGTGGCGGATGATGGGCCTTTAGCCACGTAAAATGGGATTTTGGCAGAAGGGTTTTCAAGAGGCCGTGGGACAGTTCCTCGATGTCATCGAGATGAGTTGATGTTGCTAAGAGTCGTAGGATAAGTTGCATCAGCTGAAGAAAAACTTTAGCTTCACATATGTGCTGATCAGTGTTAAGTTGCAAACCCACTATTCCTAAGTTGCACACCCACTATCGTTAAGTTGTATGCCCAGAAGTGTTAAGTTGCCTACCCATCATCTCGCTCGATTAGCTCCTGACAACGTCGTGCACCAATCTGCATGTCCACTCACCTTCTCGTCCTAGAGCTCCGACCTCCACGACCTTTGTGGTGGTGTTTTTGAAGAACTTTGTAGTGTTTGTCCTCCTCGATGACCCCGATGCGAGCCAAATGGGTATATTTCTTGGCAATGAAGAATTTTAGAGACATTCCCAATGCAGTGCTGGCATCACGATTCACACATGTGCTTAGTTGCATACCCACTATTGCTAAGTTGTATACCCACTAGTGTTAAGTTGCATACACGCTATTGTTAGTTGTATACCCCTCTAGGGTTAAGTTGCATCAACTGTCCAACATAGCTGTAGATGGAACATACATAGTTGCATTTTTGTCTCTATTTAGTCTACTTTGGGTATTTTCCCATGTCCAACTAGGGTTAAGATGCACTCATTGTCCAACTACTACCGAATTTCCTAGCATCGTTTATGGTGAAGTTGCACACCATTATTATGAACTTGTCTATCCCTACGCTTAAGTTGCATACCATGAACAGTAAAATGGCTACCACCATGGTTGTGAAGTTGTGCACTATTTGTAGTAACTGCCTACCACTACGCCTAAGTTTCTTACGAGTAGCACTAAGTAGgttatcattgatacgtctcaaacgtatctataatttcttatgttccatgctacttttatgacaatactcacatattttatacacactttacatcattattatgcattttccggcactaacctattgacaagatgccgaagcgccagttcctgttttctgctgtttttggtttcagaaatcctacaaaggaaatattctcggaattggacgaaatcaacgcccagggtcttatttttccacggagcttccagaagaccgaagagcatacgaagtggggccacaaggtggccagaccacaaggcggcgcggccaaggaggggcccgcgccgccctatggtgtgggcccctcgtgcctcctccgactctgcccttccgcctacttaaactctccgtcacgaaaaccctattaccgagagcgacgatacggaaaaa from Lolium rigidum isolate FL_2022 chromosome 4, APGP_CSIRO_Lrig_0.1, whole genome shotgun sequence encodes the following:
- the LOC124705381 gene encoding reticulon-like protein B1; translated protein: MMSESEEHGSLLEKINDKIHDYKKDSSSSSDSDDDKKKSHKSKNKKKKLFGRMHPLHHVLGGGKAADLVLWRDKHTSGSILAGVTVVWLLFEGIGYHLLTFLCHSLIVFLTVCFVWSNAASFINRSPPQFPDVILSETQCLRIAHVLRKEINEAFLTLQSVASGKDLKTYLKSIGALWFISIIGSCFSFLTLSYTIFLMAYTLPMLYEKYEDEVDVVGEKALIEIKKQYAVLDEKVLSKIPMLSDKKQH